In Erythrobacter litoralis HTCC2594, a single genomic region encodes these proteins:
- a CDS encoding glycosyltransferase family 2 protein, protein MQRPIPDCKTGWIASHRVRRRFEPISSPTLPSFSIVTISFNQAQFLRAAMDSVLSQEGIDLQYIVCDAGSTDGSRAIIESYDDPRIISVFEEDAGPADGLNKGFARAKGSLFGYLNSDDLLLPGALTRVARFFAERPQIDVACGHAHAIDTEGHHLRRVWSEPYWPPAVARGAFIQIQPSTFFRADIFRKSGGFEIADRASWDAGLLARMYAAGAQFAVVDDFLSAYRLHGESITMSGRLAQRQTDNLQRRAPLLLGRDFRSGDIAIGHALRAIKHLRWPMRLLERVLRGPMAGRAE, encoded by the coding sequence TTGCAGCGGCCCATTCCGGATTGCAAGACGGGATGGATCGCCTCTCACCGCGTCCGTCGAAGGTTCGAACCGATTTCCTCTCCGACCCTCCCTTCTTTTTCGATCGTCACGATTTCGTTCAACCAGGCACAGTTCCTGCGTGCGGCGATGGATTCGGTGCTTTCGCAGGAAGGGATCGACCTGCAATATATCGTCTGCGACGCGGGATCGACGGACGGAAGCCGCGCGATCATCGAAAGCTACGACGATCCGCGCATCATATCTGTCTTCGAAGAGGACGCAGGACCGGCCGACGGGCTGAACAAGGGATTTGCGCGGGCGAAGGGTTCGCTATTCGGCTACCTGAACTCGGACGACCTGTTGTTGCCAGGCGCGTTGACTCGCGTGGCGCGTTTCTTTGCCGAGCGGCCCCAGATCGATGTCGCCTGCGGGCATGCGCACGCGATCGATACCGAGGGCCATCACCTGCGCCGAGTCTGGTCGGAGCCCTACTGGCCGCCAGCCGTTGCCCGCGGCGCCTTCATCCAGATCCAGCCCAGCACATTCTTCCGGGCCGATATCTTTCGCAAGAGCGGCGGTTTCGAAATTGCGGACCGCGCAAGCTGGGATGCCGGCCTGCTTGCCCGCATGTACGCGGCGGGCGCACAATTCGCGGTAGTGGATGATTTCCTCAGCGCCTATCGCCTGCACGGCGAGTCGATAACCATGTCGGGGCGTCTGGCGCAGCGGCAGACCGACAATTTGCAGCGCCGCGCGCCCTTGCTGCTGGGGCGAGACTTCCGGTCCGGCGACATTGCGATCGGTCATGCCTTGCGGGCGATAAAGCACCTGCGCTGGCCCATGCGACTTCTGGAGCGCGTGCTGAGGGGGCCGATGGCTGGACGCGCGGAATAA
- a CDS encoding putative colanic acid biosynthesis acetyltransferase, with protein sequence MTEPLDAEARDTLGGGPSFSVANRLERALFAVCWTLFAWVLPPPLGWGWRRFLLRLFGARIEAKAKVYPSAKIWLPRHLRMAAGSTLGPSANCYNMAPISLGAGAIVSQRAFLCAGDHDFRNPSFQLVARPIVLEPQSWVAAEAFVGPGVTLAEGSVLAARGVAAKDLPAWTIWGGNPAAQIGTRDRRATR encoded by the coding sequence GTGACCGAGCCCCTCGATGCCGAAGCCCGTGACACGCTCGGCGGAGGCCCGAGCTTCTCAGTCGCCAATCGCCTCGAACGTGCGCTTTTCGCCGTGTGCTGGACGCTGTTTGCGTGGGTCCTGCCGCCGCCTTTGGGGTGGGGCTGGCGACGCTTTCTCCTCCGCCTCTTCGGGGCCCGGATCGAAGCGAAGGCAAAGGTCTATCCCAGCGCGAAAATCTGGTTGCCGCGACATTTGCGGATGGCGGCAGGCTCGACGCTCGGGCCCTCGGCCAATTGCTACAACATGGCGCCGATCTCGCTCGGTGCCGGTGCCATTGTATCGCAACGCGCCTTCCTGTGCGCGGGCGACCACGATTTCCGGAATCCGAGCTTCCAGCTTGTCGCCCGACCGATCGTCCTTGAACCGCAAAGCTGGGTCGCGGCGGAGGCTTTCGTCGGGCCCGGTGTGACATTGGCCGAAGGATCGGTGCTGGCTGCCCGGGGGGTCGCCGCGAAGGACCTCCCCGCATGGACCATCTGGGGCGGCAATCCCGCAGCGCAAATTGGGACGCGCGACCGGCGGGCGACCCGCTAG
- a CDS encoding exopolysaccharide biosynthesis polyprenyl glycosylphosphotransferase, whose product MNALPEIKDMELRGELLPAPSLERRRLRAYLLFVVTDVAAIFIAFLAAGALYLQRFPDPQASNQAYLLLPIYLTIALYQGTYSIRTLFDYRFAISRSFGALAISAALLAFVAFYLKAGASFSRVTLTLGLVGAGVLIALSRRIAVHLIERRWDGFVRNRLHIRDGGDELAIPFNCIVDARAAGIDPEADDPHSLDLLGRLLLNQDEVVVSCPLDRRAAWAFVLKANGVHGEILSPTAHELGALNVKHYEAADASTLVVSAGPLGLRARALKRAFDIAFSTLALILLLPFLCLLALAIWLEDRGPVLFVQQRTGRGNRFFRMYKFRSMRTDSSDADGDRSTARGDNRLTRIGRFIRAYSIDELPQLLNVLKGEMSIVGPRPHAPGSLAGEKKFWQVDARYWHRHALKPGLTGLAQVRGFRGTAERERDLSDRLQADLEYLAHWSLFRDLAIIAQTLLVLRHDRAY is encoded by the coding sequence GTGAACGCGCTTCCGGAAATCAAGGACATGGAATTACGGGGAGAATTGCTCCCCGCGCCTTCGCTCGAGCGGCGTCGCCTGCGCGCCTACCTGCTGTTCGTGGTCACCGATGTTGCCGCGATCTTCATCGCCTTCCTCGCTGCCGGTGCCCTCTACCTGCAGCGCTTTCCCGACCCGCAGGCATCGAACCAGGCCTACCTGCTGCTGCCGATCTACCTCACGATCGCGCTTTACCAGGGGACCTATTCGATCCGGACGCTGTTCGACTACCGCTTCGCCATATCGCGGTCTTTCGGGGCGCTGGCGATCTCGGCAGCCCTGCTCGCCTTCGTGGCCTTCTACCTGAAGGCAGGGGCGTCCTTCTCCCGCGTGACGCTAACCCTCGGCCTCGTCGGCGCGGGCGTGCTGATTGCGCTTTCCCGCCGGATAGCCGTCCATCTCATCGAGCGGCGCTGGGACGGCTTCGTGCGCAACCGGCTGCATATTCGCGACGGCGGCGACGAGCTCGCCATACCTTTCAACTGCATCGTCGACGCGCGAGCGGCCGGCATCGACCCCGAGGCGGACGATCCCCATTCGCTCGATCTCCTGGGGCGGTTGCTGCTGAATCAGGACGAAGTGGTGGTCAGCTGCCCGCTCGACCGGCGCGCGGCATGGGCGTTTGTGCTCAAGGCCAACGGCGTGCATGGCGAAATCCTCAGCCCGACGGCGCACGAACTCGGCGCGCTCAATGTAAAGCATTACGAAGCGGCGGATGCCTCTACCCTTGTCGTGAGCGCAGGGCCGCTCGGCCTGCGTGCCCGGGCATTGAAGCGCGCTTTCGACATCGCATTCTCGACGCTCGCGCTTATCCTGCTCCTGCCTTTTCTTTGCCTCCTGGCACTGGCGATCTGGCTGGAAGATCGCGGGCCGGTGCTGTTCGTCCAGCAACGCACCGGCAGGGGCAACCGCTTCTTTCGGATGTACAAATTCCGGTCGATGCGGACCGACAGTAGCGATGCCGACGGGGATCGCTCAACCGCGCGCGGGGACAATCGCCTGACCAGGATCGGCCGCTTCATCCGCGCCTACAGCATCGACGAACTCCCGCAATTGCTCAACGTACTGAAGGGCGAGATGAGCATCGTCGGGCCTCGCCCGCATGCGCCCGGAAGTCTCGCCGGCGAGAAGAAATTCTGGCAGGTCGATGCGCGCTACTGGCATCGCCATGCGCTCAAGCCCGGACTGACCGGGCTCGCCCAGGTGAGGGGTTTTCGCGGAACTGCCGAGAGGGAGCGCGATCTCTCGGACCGATTGCAAGCCGATCTCGAATATCTCGCGCACTGGTCGCTCTTCCGCGATCTGGCGATCATCGCGCAGACCCTGCTCGTGTTGCGCCACGACCGGGCCTATTGA
- a CDS encoding DNA polymerase III subunit delta, with amino-acid sequence MKATQRDFPGIATKAARQCSVFFFCGPDEAGASAAAEAVCGALADPGERIELSGADLKRDPVALGDEARSSSLFGDARHIFVRANGDEAHDALANLFAGEGDACPVLVVASAATDKSRTAKLLARREDALVAMLYPPDLRSMTATVRDLADTAGVRLGGDLAERIARAATLDQRLARSEIEKLALYLDAAPATPKQADAQDWHAIGAKTEEDGFMPIVNAALGGHAKRLPGELQRMRELSINSVAIALAVERRTAQLAQLAGRLGRSGDVDGFIQSEKQARRIFWKDERDLREQLRIWRGARLDRLVERVTALHRSLLANSQSGELLLAQELTTIARAAAAAGAR; translated from the coding sequence GTGAAAGCGACGCAGCGGGATTTTCCCGGCATCGCCACCAAGGCTGCGCGACAGTGTTCGGTTTTCTTCTTTTGCGGTCCTGACGAAGCGGGCGCTTCCGCCGCCGCCGAGGCCGTCTGTGGGGCACTGGCCGATCCGGGCGAACGCATCGAATTGAGCGGCGCCGACCTGAAGCGCGATCCGGTGGCCTTGGGCGACGAAGCGCGGTCATCCTCCCTGTTCGGCGACGCGCGGCATATCTTCGTGCGGGCCAATGGCGACGAAGCGCACGATGCGCTTGCCAACCTGTTCGCAGGGGAAGGCGATGCCTGTCCCGTGCTGGTCGTCGCCAGCGCTGCGACCGACAAGTCGCGCACCGCTAAGCTGCTGGCCAGGCGCGAGGATGCGCTGGTGGCCATGCTTTATCCGCCCGATTTGCGCAGCATGACCGCGACGGTGCGCGATCTCGCCGACACGGCGGGTGTGCGGCTCGGGGGCGATCTGGCCGAACGGATTGCGCGGGCGGCAACGCTCGACCAGCGGCTCGCGCGTTCGGAAATCGAGAAGCTGGCGCTCTACCTTGATGCTGCGCCGGCCACGCCCAAGCAGGCCGACGCGCAGGACTGGCACGCCATCGGGGCCAAGACCGAAGAAGACGGCTTCATGCCGATCGTCAATGCCGCGCTCGGCGGTCATGCCAAGCGGCTGCCTGGCGAGCTCCAGCGCATGCGCGAATTGTCGATCAACAGCGTCGCGATCGCGCTGGCGGTCGAGCGGCGTACGGCACAATTGGCACAACTGGCCGGCAGGCTGGGCCGTAGCGGCGACGTCGACGGTTTCATTCAGTCCGAAAAGCAGGCGCGCCGGATTTTCTGGAAGGACGAACGCGATTTGCGCGAGCAATTGCGCATCTGGCGCGGGGCAAGGCTCGACCGGCTCGTCGAACGGGTCACGGCGCTTCATCGCAGCCTGCTGGCAAACAGCCAGTCGGGCGAATTGCTGCTGGCGCAGGAACTGACCACGATAGCACGTGCGGCGGCAGCGGCCGGAGCGCGTTGA
- a CDS encoding glycosyltransferase family 2 protein, giving the protein MAAVTAPPASLTAVILTRDEERHIGRALRSIRPLAQRIVVVDSGSQDRTREIARDHGAEIFERAWINYADQFQWAIDNCGLDTDWILRLDADEWLGEGLVADLLAILPDLPDETTAISLDRRQYFLGRWIRHGGRYPLRLLRIWRNGLGRIEQRWMDEHILVEKGTIRHVEGEFVDENDHGLGYFTAKHNAYATREAIDALISKYELFPVPEDCGLASTAQAQKMRKRKVGWYNRLPLGIGPMAYFLYRYIPKLGFLDGREGFIYHVLQGFWYRFLVDAKRFELEREIAPCRSRREKIDRLTAITGHDLIAFADNENREIS; this is encoded by the coding sequence ATGGCCGCCGTAACCGCCCCACCCGCTTCGCTCACCGCTGTCATACTCACGAGAGACGAAGAACGTCATATCGGGCGCGCCCTTCGCTCGATCCGCCCGCTTGCGCAGCGCATCGTCGTCGTCGACTCCGGATCGCAGGATCGCACGCGCGAAATTGCGCGCGATCACGGCGCCGAAATATTCGAGCGGGCGTGGATCAACTACGCCGACCAGTTCCAGTGGGCGATCGACAATTGCGGACTCGACACCGACTGGATCCTGCGCCTCGACGCCGATGAGTGGTTGGGGGAGGGGCTTGTCGCTGATCTTCTCGCCATCCTCCCTGACCTTCCCGACGAAACGACCGCCATCAGCCTCGATCGCCGGCAATATTTTCTGGGCCGGTGGATCAGGCATGGCGGGCGCTATCCGCTCCGGCTGCTCCGCATATGGAGGAACGGGCTGGGCCGGATCGAGCAGCGATGGATGGACGAACACATCCTCGTCGAGAAAGGCACGATCCGCCATGTCGAGGGCGAGTTCGTCGACGAAAACGATCACGGGCTCGGCTACTTCACGGCCAAGCACAATGCATACGCGACCCGCGAAGCGATCGATGCCCTCATCTCGAAATACGAGCTGTTTCCTGTGCCCGAAGATTGCGGGCTTGCGAGCACGGCGCAGGCCCAAAAGATGCGAAAGCGCAAGGTCGGCTGGTACAACAGATTGCCGCTCGGCATCGGGCCGATGGCTTATTTCCTGTATCGCTACATTCCCAAACTAGGGTTTCTGGATGGCCGCGAAGGGTTCATCTACCATGTCCTGCAAGGCTTCTGGTATCGCTTCCTCGTCGATGCGAAGCGGTTCGAATTGGAGCGGGAAATCGCGCCATGTCGTTCCCGACGAGAGAAAATAGATCGGCTGACAGCAATCACCGGCCACGATTTGATAGCCTTCGCTGACAATGAAAATCGCGAAATTTCCTGA
- a CDS encoding glycosyltransferase encodes MSLRILHIIGDSNPAMGGAIEGVLRLGDAYRALGHSQHLLTLDDPSDPWVAACPSPIAAMGRPGPRKRFYPVRAIRWLRRHAREFDGVVVDGLWNGSTLAARRVLPGSGIAYCVFPHGMLDPWFRQSQPRKEWVKRRLFRVNEGPLLRGAEAVLFTTGRECELAAQSWPGWHGMAEKVIGFGTGEPPPETGEMHSAFRAAVPDMKTRPYLLFLSRIHPKKGCEILLEGFAAQRDLRDRQLVMAGPGDTDYVASLQALADRLGIGDRVVWPGMLAGDAKWGALYGADAMVLTSYQENFGVVVAEALACRTPVIISDQVNICTEVQQADAGIVCRPETTSVAEALGGFAAMSERERSDMTLRGRALFARAFSMRETAARLIDLFADSAEMEKQLSYS; translated from the coding sequence TTGAGCTTGCGCATCCTCCATATCATCGGTGACTCCAATCCCGCGATGGGGGGAGCGATCGAGGGGGTGCTGCGACTGGGCGACGCCTATCGCGCGCTCGGCCATAGCCAGCACCTGCTGACGCTGGACGATCCTTCCGATCCGTGGGTCGCTGCATGCCCGTCGCCGATAGCTGCGATGGGGCGGCCGGGCCCGCGCAAACGCTTTTACCCGGTCCGCGCGATTCGCTGGTTGCGACGCCATGCCCGGGAGTTCGACGGGGTGGTGGTCGATGGCTTGTGGAATGGATCGACGCTTGCCGCGCGGCGTGTCCTCCCTGGCTCGGGCATCGCGTACTGCGTCTTTCCGCATGGCATGCTCGATCCGTGGTTTCGCCAGAGCCAGCCGCGCAAGGAATGGGTCAAGCGCCGGCTTTTCCGCGTCAACGAAGGGCCGCTCCTTCGCGGGGCAGAGGCGGTGCTTTTCACAACCGGGCGCGAGTGCGAACTTGCGGCGCAATCGTGGCCCGGATGGCACGGCATGGCGGAGAAGGTCATCGGCTTCGGGACCGGCGAACCGCCGCCCGAGACAGGGGAGATGCACTCCGCCTTCCGCGCTGCGGTTCCAGATATGAAAACGCGGCCCTATCTCCTGTTTCTCAGCCGCATCCACCCGAAAAAAGGCTGCGAGATCCTGCTCGAAGGCTTTGCGGCGCAGCGGGATTTGCGGGACCGGCAGCTGGTCATGGCGGGGCCGGGCGACACCGACTATGTCGCATCGCTACAGGCTCTGGCGGACAGGCTTGGCATCGGCGACCGCGTGGTCTGGCCGGGCATGCTCGCGGGCGATGCGAAATGGGGTGCTCTTTACGGAGCAGACGCCATGGTGCTGACCTCTTATCAGGAAAATTTCGGTGTCGTGGTCGCCGAGGCGCTGGCCTGCCGTACGCCGGTGATCATCTCCGACCAGGTCAATATCTGCACAGAGGTGCAACAGGCCGATGCCGGAATCGTCTGTCGGCCCGAGACGACGTCGGTCGCGGAAGCGCTCGGAGGCTTCGCAGCCATGTCCGAACGCGAGCGAAGCGACATGACTCTTCGCGGCCGCGCCTTGTTCGCAAGGGCGTTCAGCATGCGCGAAACCGCCGCCCGGCTGATCGATCTCTTTGCGGATAGCGCGGAAATGGAAAAACAACTTTCCTACAGTTAA
- a CDS encoding glycosyltransferase WbuB, which yields MARICMISLNYAPEPIGIGPYSQGWAEHLAGRGHEVRVICGVPYYPDWQLAAGFAQEFSDSCERGVQVKRVPHHLPARPNTIGRLRHYLSFASNVRKVIRRGTADFEPELVISIAPSLLAAPVAIGAARRAGAVTWLHIQDFEVEAAVATGLLPGPVARLAARFEASIISRFDRVSTISPKMVAKAEREKGAAAPVAELRNWAEPEVGGDAANGDAMRAKLDLPPGLIALYSGNLARKQGVGLILEAARAMQARPDLQFVVCGEGPAAGEIAAAAAHLPNLHLRPLQPRDRLPDLLAMADLHLLPQIAGAADLVLPSKLANMLASGRPVVATSDPGTSLAHEVEGCGLCTPAGDTESFARAIEALASDASMRRSLGREAAQRATERWSRQALLAKMADEIERAIAERGE from the coding sequence ATGGCCCGTATCTGCATGATCAGCCTGAATTACGCGCCGGAGCCGATCGGCATCGGTCCCTACAGCCAGGGATGGGCTGAGCATCTCGCCGGGCGCGGTCACGAGGTGCGCGTGATTTGCGGCGTCCCCTATTATCCGGACTGGCAGCTGGCAGCGGGTTTCGCGCAGGAATTCAGCGACAGTTGCGAAAGGGGTGTGCAGGTAAAGAGGGTCCCTCACCATCTTCCGGCACGGCCCAATACAATTGGGCGCTTGCGGCACTATCTTTCGTTTGCGAGCAATGTTCGCAAGGTCATCCGGCGAGGCACCGCCGATTTCGAGCCCGAGCTTGTCATTTCCATTGCCCCGTCGCTTCTGGCGGCGCCCGTCGCCATCGGCGCAGCGCGTAGGGCCGGCGCAGTGACATGGCTGCATATTCAGGATTTCGAGGTCGAAGCAGCGGTGGCGACAGGCCTGCTGCCCGGCCCGGTCGCCAGGCTTGCTGCACGCTTCGAAGCCTCGATCATCAGCCGCTTCGATCGGGTCAGCACTATTTCGCCGAAGATGGTCGCGAAGGCCGAACGGGAGAAGGGCGCCGCGGCTCCCGTCGCGGAGTTGCGCAACTGGGCCGAGCCCGAGGTCGGCGGCGACGCGGCAAACGGCGATGCGATGCGTGCGAAACTCGACCTGCCGCCGGGCCTGATCGCGCTCTATTCCGGCAATCTCGCGCGCAAGCAGGGGGTCGGACTCATCCTCGAAGCGGCCAGAGCCATGCAGGCAAGGCCCGACCTCCAGTTCGTGGTCTGCGGCGAGGGGCCTGCCGCAGGGGAGATCGCGGCCGCCGCCGCGCATCTGCCCAATCTCCATCTCCGCCCCCTGCAGCCGCGTGATCGCTTGCCCGACCTTCTCGCCATGGCCGATCTCCACTTGCTGCCGCAGATCGCCGGCGCGGCGGACCTTGTGCTTCCGTCCAAGCTGGCGAACATGCTCGCGTCCGGGCGGCCGGTAGTGGCGACGAGCGATCCCGGCACCTCGCTGGCGCATGAAGTCGAGGGGTGCGGGTTGTGCACGCCGGCCGGCGATACGGAATCCTTCGCGCGCGCCATCGAGGCGTTGGCTTCAGACGCCTCTATGCGGCGCTCCTTGGGCCGCGAAGCGGCACAACGCGCAACCGAGCGCTGGTCAAGACAGGCGTTGCTTGCCAAGATGGCGGACGAGATCGAAAGGGCGATTGCGGAGCGCGGCGAATGA
- a CDS encoding DUF3576 domain-containing protein, giving the protein MTNSPTRFRTVARFAIGGAALASLAACGGRDRPEADLAAAQITTIGVNSYLWRAALETVSFAPLLQADSAGGVIVTDWYANPQNPGERVKLTVSILDQDLRADALRVAASRQTAQGGAWVDAPVQAATVQKLEDIILTKARELRRQAVTG; this is encoded by the coding sequence ATGACCAACTCTCCGACCCGATTCCGCACCGTCGCCCGCTTCGCCATCGGCGGCGCTGCGCTTGCCTCGCTTGCCGCCTGCGGCGGTCGCGATCGGCCCGAAGCCGACCTGGCTGCGGCGCAGATCACCACGATCGGCGTCAATTCCTATCTGTGGCGCGCTGCGCTCGAAACGGTGAGCTTTGCACCCCTGCTGCAGGCTGACAGCGCCGGTGGCGTCATCGTGACCGACTGGTATGCCAATCCGCAGAACCCCGGAGAGCGCGTCAAACTGACAGTCTCGATCCTGGATCAGGACCTGCGCGCCGATGCGCTGCGCGTTGCCGCCAGCCGCCAGACTGCGCAGGGCGGCGCCTGGGTCGATGCCCCGGTGCAGGCCGCAACGGTGCAGAAGCTCGAAGACATCATCCTCACCAAGGCCCGCGAACTGCGCCGCCAAGCCGTAACGGGGTGA
- the lptE gene encoding LPS assembly lipoprotein LptE, translated as MIRALTLLSACIALAGCGLQPIYGGGVGNASVQGLAAVEVAPIPGRAGWLMGNALDDRLSAGASNATPRYRLDIRLDDRLEGLGLLNDDTIGRERRTLRARYQLIDLASGSIVLDATSGADAGIDVVSSEYATIAAEQTALERLTEEVADRIVRRISLALREPQ; from the coding sequence ATGATCCGCGCGCTCACGCTTTTGAGCGCCTGCATTGCCCTCGCAGGCTGCGGCCTCCAGCCGATCTACGGCGGCGGTGTCGGCAACGCATCCGTGCAGGGTCTCGCCGCGGTCGAAGTCGCTCCCATTCCCGGGCGCGCCGGATGGCTGATGGGCAATGCTCTCGATGACCGGCTGTCGGCAGGCGCGAGCAATGCAACGCCGCGCTACCGGCTCGATATCCGGCTCGACGACCGGCTCGAAGGCCTCGGCCTGCTCAACGACGATACGATCGGGCGCGAGCGGCGCACGCTGCGCGCGCGATACCAGTTGATCGATCTCGCCAGCGGATCGATCGTGCTCGATGCGACCTCCGGCGCGGATGCCGGGATCGACGTCGTCTCCAGCGAATACGCCACCATCGCCGCCGAACAGACCGCGCTCGAAAGGCTCACTGAAGAGGTGGCCGATCGCATCGTCAGGCGGATTTCGCTGGCGTTGAGGGAACCGCAGTGA
- a CDS encoding SGNH/GDSL hydrolase family protein — translation MFALHAPRELPRPRIRPAEAAILPELANPAPVLSTSASPTLPRYWPTSSGTQFNPVASAPQGGVFTFTRGLPGSETASISFSDRRVRTTSNSGPRSSLGQQWSFMHHGARLELQIRNNTHGFFIRVDNRFVSLTPYETSGHVMVMVDFGTSAVRRIDIISWGLAFAGVYTDPTDCLFAAELRGPRAIVLGDSFTSPEPDNWVSWFSHAMGWDDVWASGAGGTGFVADAQGTGYSIPDRVMSDVVPFAPDLVFLHAGINDMSRDPSEVEAAAARTVKLIRENVPGVVVAGGVDTAFGVESWSAHNLDVKDAVRSGMESEGAGWISPFELPFDFGGNPIGHQATLYASIVAGQAGNDGTPTSVTHPNGFVCNTSVSNPAVNLRVGSVVEIGTDATRERVAITCTGYHHARVAYGFDGAMQYDHAPGEPVREVAPCFVTGQGSTAAPSGWGSADRYVGADSFHYSPEGHMALGIVNASLLRHHLRGRALI, via the coding sequence ATGTTTGCGCTTCACGCTCCGCGCGAGCTTCCGCGCCCCCGCATTCGTCCGGCAGAGGCTGCGATCCTGCCCGAGCTCGCCAATCCGGCGCCAGTGCTGAGCACTTCCGCCTCACCCACCCTGCCGCGTTACTGGCCGACAAGCAGCGGCACGCAGTTCAACCCGGTCGCATCGGCGCCGCAAGGCGGCGTGTTCACCTTTACGCGCGGCCTTCCGGGTTCGGAAACCGCCAGTATCTCCTTCAGCGATCGACGCGTCCGGACGACGTCGAACAGCGGCCCGCGGTCCTCGCTCGGCCAGCAATGGTCTTTCATGCATCACGGGGCCCGGCTCGAGCTGCAAATCCGCAACAACACTCACGGGTTCTTCATCCGGGTCGACAATCGCTTCGTGTCGCTGACGCCCTACGAGACGAGCGGCCACGTGATGGTGATGGTCGATTTCGGTACCTCTGCGGTGCGGAGGATCGACATCATATCCTGGGGGCTCGCCTTTGCGGGTGTCTATACCGACCCCACCGATTGCCTCTTCGCCGCAGAATTGCGGGGACCGCGCGCCATCGTGCTGGGGGACAGCTTCACATCGCCCGAACCCGACAATTGGGTCAGCTGGTTTTCGCATGCGATGGGATGGGACGACGTTTGGGCCAGCGGGGCGGGCGGCACGGGCTTCGTCGCCGACGCGCAGGGTACGGGATATTCCATTCCCGATCGCGTGATGAGCGACGTGGTGCCCTTCGCGCCAGACCTCGTGTTCCTCCATGCCGGTATCAACGACATGTCGCGCGACCCGTCCGAAGTCGAAGCGGCGGCCGCCCGAACCGTGAAGCTCATCCGCGAGAATGTCCCCGGAGTCGTCGTGGCAGGTGGTGTCGACACGGCTTTCGGCGTCGAAAGCTGGAGCGCGCACAATCTCGATGTCAAAGATGCGGTGCGATCGGGGATGGAAAGCGAGGGCGCCGGCTGGATTTCGCCTTTCGAACTGCCCTTCGATTTTGGAGGCAATCCCATCGGCCACCAGGCCACGCTCTATGCATCGATCGTCGCAGGTCAGGCAGGCAACGACGGCACGCCGACGAGCGTCACCCACCCCAACGGCTTCGTCTGCAACACCAGCGTCAGCAACCCCGCGGTCAACCTGCGGGTGGGCTCCGTCGTCGAGATCGGCACCGACGCAACCCGCGAACGCGTCGCCATCACCTGCACCGGCTATCACCACGCCCGCGTTGCCTATGGTTTCGATGGCGCGATGCAGTACGACCATGCGCCCGGCGAGCCGGTTCGCGAAGTGGCGCCGTGTTTCGTGACCGGACAGGGCTCGACCGCCGCGCCGAGCGGCTGGGGTAGCGCGGACCGCTATGTCGGTGCGGATTCATTTCACTATTCGCCCGAAGGCCATATGGCGCTGGGCATCGTCAACGCCTCGCTGCTGCGCCACCACTTGCGCGGGCGTGCATTGATCTAG